The stretch of DNA TAAATCAACTCCATTAGTCACGTTTGCTCAATTtgacacaaacatgcacatgtTATCAACAGTCCAAAGTGCAAACCAGTAACAGATTGCATTTGGGAATTTGTATCTGATATGGTTGCCTTGACAACCACAACAACGCCCATCAAACTACCCTGCTAGCTGCCCAGTACAGTATTAATTATCCTATTGATAAATGATAAGTAGTCATTCATGGTATCGGACCCAAATCCCTTTTTTGTCTCCTCTTTCACCAAATGCAAAGTTGGTTGGGCGTCTCTATCAAGGCTCGCCTCGCACTGAGGGGGAGGTAAGCGGCTGCTTATTGTGTagaccacgggtgtcaaagtggaggcccgcgggccaaatttggcccgccgcatcattttgtgtggcccgggaatgttaatgatgagtgctgactttctgttttaggatcaaattaaaatggagagtatagatgtatattacatttcctgatgttcccccttttaaatcaataattgtcatttttaatcagtttttatgagtttttagttcaaaaatcattttgtaaaatctacaaatatattttaaaatagctaaaataaacattgttttagatctataaaaaaactgaataatcaaggatgtttatccagttcttttaatccgtttattaaaaaaaaatctaaatatatctaaaattgtccggtgtatattaaatttcctgattttttttaccccttttaaatcaataattgtcatgttttaatccattttttgtgtttttagttcagaaataattttgtaaaatctaaaaatatatttaaaaaacctcaaataattgttttagatctgtaaaaaagctggatattcagggcttttaatccatttattacaaaaaaatctaaatattccatCTAAAATGGGTCCTCtggcccatgtgaaatcaaccgagtctgacacccctagtGTCGACTGTACTGTAGTGCAGTCTCCACACGTGCATGTGGTTGAAGCCACTTTTCAAGACACCCTGCTTCTTGATTGGCTCTCCACTGGCAAATTGCTTCCATCTGAGAGCTCCCATTCCCGCTTAAGCGCCTCTCCAAACCTATACGCATTGAGATGGCGGAACATTTTGCTTGACTCCAACTCGCCATTCGCCACCTGCCTGCTTCACCCCGATAAGAGTCGGCGCTTTCCCGCACCACGTGGGCGCCATGTACACTTTTATCATCTGTCTCTCGCCATGTTTGTTCTCAGGACTCGGAGGGTGTGGAAATCATGTTGGGGGTGTGCGCCAGTGGTCTTCTCATCTATAGAGACAGGTTGCGTATCAACCGCTTTGCTTGGCCTAAAATCCTCAAGATCTCCTACAAGAGAAACAATTTCTACATTAAAATCCGCCCCGGCGAGgtaaatgacttttttgtaaTACTAAAATATCAGATTtagtgctgtttttttgtgtggttaaagttttgaatcatttttctcAAGTTTGAACAGTTTGAAAGTACCATCGGATTCAAGCTACCCAACCACCGTGCCGCCAAACGACTGTGGAAGGTCTGCGTGGAACACCATACTTTCTTCAGGTTAGgcttaaaaaacattaaaagtcaattgaaatgaagccaaacttttttttaaacattttttgtgtaaCCTTTGACAGGCTGGTGTCCCCCGAAGCGCCACCAAAGAAGTTCCTGACCCTGGGCTCCAAGTTCCGTTACAGTGGGAGGACGCAGGCTCAAACCCGCAGAGCTAGCTCGCAGATTATTCGGCCCGCGCCCCTTTTTGAGCGCTCCGCCAGCAAACGTTACAATATGTCACGCAGCTTGGATGGTGGTAAGTAAGGTCATTTATggtaaatcatatttttgtccACCCTGTTACCCTGTTGgggaaatttggttgtcacagtagcaagagggtgagaatacagacacagaaaaagacattttagatataaatcgatgggtaataagtaagttaataaataaatacatgaataaatatagaaataatattatacatatacatatactttttaagctcatccattttttttttttgacctcgCCACCTCTCAGCGCCCATCACGGAGAACCACGACACCCTGATGAAGGACAACGACGGAGCCGCCCACTCCAGAGGCGGCATCATCACCACGGTAACCACCGAGAAAAAGTGCGAAGAAGAGAAGGCGGAGCTTGAGGACGCTCACGCGGACGCGACGGAAACGGTCGCCGCCACCTCGCCGACGCTCAGACAAGAAGCAAAGGTAACCAAGCTGGAGTATTTCTAAAGTCCTTTTGACTCTCGTGGCTGACGACGAAAATATCCCACTCGGCTTTTTTAGCTTTAGAGCGTGCTTTCCATCTTCTCTGTGTGCTTTACTAATttgctcctcccccttttcttCTTGTCCTTTCCTTTGAAACCCACACACTTGTGTATGCTCATGCATTTTGGCCACCTTTTCTCATCgccacacaaatacacacgtaCGCACCCACCGTCTCCCTCCATTCAAGCGCCCCCCGCGTGCGTTCACCGCTAGCCCCCTGGGCTCCGAACTATCCCTCCCCTCATCCCCCGTTTCATCGACCAAAATCCGCCGGCGCCGTAAGGACGACGCCCGCAAACGAGCTTCTTCCGTCAGCCCGGTCAAGGACGGCGCCGGCCGCCTGCGCCAACGTGCTCGCTCGGAGCGCCGGGCCGCCCTGCTGGCGGAACGGGCGCTATTGCTATCGGCCCGAAAACGACGACTGGAGCAAAACGGCGTTCCAggcaatggcggcggcggcacgctcttctctttctccctcCACTTACCCGACATGTCGGCCATCCTGGACGAGGACGGCTACCTGAGTTTCCCCGACTTGTCGGAGATGCGCTTCCTGCCGGAGTGCGCCCAGAATCTGGTGGCCATCAAGTCGCCGTCGCTGATCCCCTGCTTCCtgttcatcttcttcttcctgcTGTCGACCTCCTTCTCGGTGCCCTACGCCCTGACTCTGTCTTTCCCTCTGGCGCTGTGCCTGTGCTACCTGGAGCCCAAGGCGGCCTCGCTGACTACCTGCATAGCCCAGGGCTACCATGACCATGACAGTTCAGAGGAAGAGGTGTGTGTAAAGCCTTAAAGCCATTTCACGGCGCTCTCTCGCCAGTCCAGAGCCCGCGGGACCTGGAGACTTGTCTCGTCGTCCCCAGTGTCTGTCCTACTTTCAGATCCTCTCAAACTCTTTCATCTCTCATCTTCATGCAGAGACgtcatcatttttatgttttggagTGGCAAAGTCAACCACAGGGTTAGACAGACCACACCCCGcacatttccatttgttttcagtttaaaGGAGACATATTATGCATTTCTTACCAATATGGAACAATTGCCAAGTTGATTTCACGGTGctcggacggttggtcgccgttcttttggtcgctggtcaaatggtgacagaaagtttctcaaaattatgttcatgagagagagtttaatatctaagtactgttaaaatcagtcgatttttagatattaaaatctcatgaatataatttttggagctggtttcaacagtacttagatattaaacagtacttagatattaaacagtagttagatattcaacagtacttagatattcaacagtacttagatattcaacagtacttagatattcaacagtacttcaatattaaacagtacttctatgttaaacagtacttctatattaaaaagtacttagatattaaacagtacttagatattaaacagtacttggatattaaacatattaaactcatgaatataattttgagagctggtttcaacagtaaactctctgtcaccaaaagtctAAGCACCCTTAAAATCTAACTGAAGCCCCCCCACATGGCAGTGTAGTGTAAATCCCAACCCCAAATCTATTGGTCTGGCCTTCAGACTTGGTCATTTCATACTTGCTGGGCAGACGCAATTGAAAGTGACTTTTCCCATAATATGTCCCCTTTAAGTGTCCTGTATTCAGTTTGTAATCCCCAACTAAATCCCATGGAAACACTGCGCTTTCCGCctaacttgtctttttttgtcgtcATTGTCCTCTGAGTGGTGGAGACTACTGCATGAAAACACTTTTTGATTAAGCTTGACTCCGCATTACAATGCTAATCCCTTCAGCCGGAATATGAGCAAACCTTACTTGAGCTCTGTGATGTCATGCAGACTCGTCGTCTATGACAAATATGCATGAAATTCAAGCCTCAAAAATTCagcctaccaaaaaaaaaaatgactgacttCAGGCTTGAACTTATGCTTGCTACTTTATCCCCTTTCTTTGCCTGCTACTATTTTGCTTTCATTTTCCTTTCTCTGTTTGTTTTGCTTATGGTATTTCAAGCGCTTGTTGTCCGACTCGATAAAACAAAGCgtgcatttccattttttcgTCCATCTTGTCGTTCGAAAGTGATGTTGACgagtttttttcttacaaagttgggatattgttttgtttgtatttcttcttcttcttcttatccTTTTTGGAATGCTTTCCGTGCCTTTGACAAAGCAGACCGACAGCGAACATACTGACTTTGCCTTTGACGGAGATATAACAGCCACCGAGGTTTGTATGTGCGCGGGGGTGACGCTGCAATCTTTCTCGTTATcggctagtaaaaaaaaaaattctgtcgATGCTGTACAAGTTTTTATTCTggtcttttttttgcataggCTAATTTAGCAGGCATATTTTCAAAgtacgggtgtcaaagtggcggcccgggggccatatttggcccgttGCATCAatttatgtggcccgggaaagtcaattgagtgccgactttttgtttttaggagcaaattcaaatgaagagtatagattggAAATGGGAATTTTGGAGGGAGGGCTTGTCAAGTATTTGTGACTTTTTATGACACTacacagtttgttttttttctactgacACTGACAGATTTTTCTTCCCGTCCTTTCACATTTCCACATTCCACATTTCTCAATTGGTCCTCATGATCCACTCCTTGACCCCCGCATTTACCACTCCAATTCTTTCTGCACAATTTCTCACCTCGCCATCAGTCTGACATGGACGAAGACTCAGAATTGCGCACTCAGGTACCCTACGTCGTCGAGTCAAGCATTTATTTGCATACTGCTTGCTGCCACCACGCCCCCAGACTTCACTCCCCTTATTTCaccatttccctttttttgtcatccaagtgattagtttttttgggtaaatgaaagaccaaacgtccgggcggccaaacgtccgggtgaccaaacgtcccgggcgaccaaatgtccgggcgaccaaaacgtccgggcacgAGACTGAGTTGATTTTTtactagttttttttagtttgcagACATTCACAAGCTTTGAAATGTCTCTTGTTTGTTTCTCCACTGCAGTGTAGTGTCATTAGACGAGTAAAGGGAGAGAATGTGTTTGTCAAGCACAGTAATCTGATGCTGGAGGTTGGTAAGAAAATGGAGATCGTGCTAACAGTACTGATTTAGcactgttgtgtgtgtgtgtgcggtgcTTTGGGTTTCTGCATTGAAGCATCTCAAGTTACTCGTTGCTAGTGTGAtgaatgaaagggaaaaaatgccattttttaatctcCTTAGAACGGTTATGGGATTTGGGAGGCTAATGCTTGTTTTATCTGACTAACTGCACGAGTTATATTTTTAGAGGGAAGCTCGGTTGAAATAAGTTAGACACTTTTGTATGGTGTGATAAGTTTGGTAAGGGAGTCCTAATTCACTAATATGGTTCTAAATATGCACAAAAAAGactaaaagatggaaattaggtTCTGATGCAAACCAAAAAACGTCATTTTTAGGTCTTGTTATCATGGACATAATGGAATACAcgattttgttaatttttatgAAGAATCTCAAAATTCCTTAATAGCATTGTTCATAGAATTCTGACTTTAGGCTCCTAatgtttaactttaaaaatatatactttattcCCAATtcacatttagtttttttcaaatatttttttaaaacaaaaaaaaaaacctattttcTTGTACATTTATTAAAGCATTTTCCATTTCCAAAAATATTCTTGAAATATaagtttatttttgtatcattacAACTTCCATTATCAATcaccatattttttaaacatttttttgcattttttccatccCTGCATTTGCTTAATTCTAAGTTTTCAAGATAATATTGCATCTGTGAAGCATGGCATCCCTCTTCtacagtgtatatatattttttaatatatttattgacGTGGCCTACATTGTAGGACACCGAACCCCCCACTGAGATGGTTAAGCACCAATGCAACATCAGTGAAttgaagcgctccttcctggaGTCAGACACCATGGTCCCTGGCCTGAGCGAATGGGACCAGAGACTGTCCTCGTCCCCCGTGCGTTCGTCCCGGGGGGACGAGCCGCCCATGATAGAACCTCTGGACCACCTGCAGGATGTAAGCATGGGTTCACGATGTAAAAAGCAACAAGTCTGTTTCaatgagtacaaaaaaatgtgatgtacgCATATTagttttatcacatttttttttttttatgggggtCTTATTTCCTGATAATGTCTTGACCTTTGACTTGTGATGTGATGGACCACTTTCCTGGATTTGTGTCTGCTATTCAACATTTCtgaatcttgtttttatttttgtgcagGAAGAAGTTGAAAAGTCCACCAATGGTGAAGCAAAGGTGGAGCCAATAGTGACGACCCAGGTGagattttgacacttttttgggggggatttattGGCGTGCatgagacttttttttgcattgtgtttCTGGAACGCTGGCCCGACTATCCTCTCACTTGCTATCAATGTGACTTTTATTCTCTTCTTTGTGTAAATCTCAACGTTAGTGGTTATCTCCTCTATGCTTTTCGGGGTAATGGCAACGTTTTGACAATCTTGATAGTTTTAATTTACATTCTCAAGTGGAATGCTTAAATTGTTTATAGAAATTTTCTTATCCTAGCTTAGTTTATCTTAGCTTAGCTCATCTTAGCTTATTTTATCTTAGCTTATTTTATCTTAGCTTATTTTATCTTAGCTTATTTTATCTTAGTTTTGCTTAGCTTGGTTTATCTTATTTTTGCTTATCTTAGCTTATCTTAGCTCAGCTTATCTTAGTTTAACTTTCCTtcgcttattttattttagtgtatCTTAGCTTAGTTTATCTTATCTTAGCCCATCTTATTTTAGTTTAGATTATCTCATTTTAGCTTAGCTTGGTTTAGCTTATTTTAGCTGTTGCAAGGTTTTAAAATCTGGGTAGGCCCAAAATGATGCGCTTAATTTGTTAAAATTCAAGTCCATAATATGTAACATAACTATGAATAGTGTAAATCGATACATTTAATATCGTAGTGCTTTTGGATATGtagttaatccattttttcattgGCAATGTGTGCTTTGGTTGCTTTAATGAACACTCAGTAATTTTCAAACTCTAGCCAAATAACTGTAGCAAATGTCCCAAAAGTCTTTACTGGGTCGGGTTCAGCCAGCCTTAGAAAAGTAGATCGTTATTCTCGATTCCTGTTGGAATCATCTGAAAAATGTGTCTTCATTAAATTTAAGACCACTGGGTCGATTTTAGCTCCCCTTTAAAACTGCTCTATCAAAAAGTCATGGATAAGAATACAATTTGCAATAAGCCCAGTGTCTTCCCAGGCGGCGGAATACTATCTGCTGAATTGCGCCGCCGATATTACCCTCGCCGACGTGGCGTTGGCCTCGGGGCCTCCGGGGATTAGCCCGTCGCCCGCTACGGACGACGATGTTTTCACGTCGGAAGACAAAAGCCCCGACTCCCACTTTTCCAAGACTCAAGTGAGTCCGGGCTCCGTCAGAGAAGAAGTTTCCCAAGCCATCACCGACAAGCGAGGCATGCTCATCATCCTGAAGGAGGCCGAGGCTCAGGCCAGAGAAGAGTTGGGGCACCTCCTCGTGACCAAGATGGAGGCCCTGCTGGATGACACGGTCAAAAGCCCCTCCCCCAAGAAAGCCATGGCCTCGTGGGTGTCGGAAGTGACCCGAGTGGAAGAATCCGAGGGTTCCCCGACGGAGGAGATGACCAAAACTTTTGAGCAGTCAAAATCCGACGTGGCACCCGTTATACCCGCGGAGAGCGCGACTTTAGCAGTGGTAACTGTATGAAAAGCATCCCCTTATTATTATATCCCTTCGCCAGCGGCCAATAACATTTAATAATAAGAGTTTAGTGGCTAACTGCATGGCTAACTCGCTATCATGTCCCTTAACAGCCATTGTTTACACACAAATACGCATTCTGCTGCTTGTTTTTGGACAACGCCGGACGGGTTTGTTTTGGGTTGGCGGATTTTGCGTTACTTGGCAGCTGATAAGGAAAGTACTTTCATTGACTTTTGATGTTTTTACAACTCTGTTCCTTTAAAATGGTTAGTTAATGATCCTTTTCTTATATAGGGATGATCATATTTTGATGTTATTCTAGAAAAAAAGTGGTCTTTTCTTGCTAGAaaggatttgatttttttcccccacaaaatTGCCCCTTTGATGCAGATCCCTGAATTGACTAgatcataggtgtcaaagtggcgggccgagggccaaatctggcccgccgcctcattttgtgtggcccgggaaagtcaattatgagtggcaactttctgttttaggatcaaattcaaatgaggaGTATAGttggatattacatttcctgattttctccctttttaaatcaataattgtcattttgttaaTCAATTCGTttccagtttttagttcaaaaatgactttgtaaaatctaaaaatatattttaaaaaagaaaataaacattgttttagatctataataaactgaatattcagggattttaatctagttcttttaatccatttaaaaaaaaaatctaaatattctatctaaaatggccacCCTTGGACTAGATGTTTCCACCTGGCTGGATGCCATGGCTGCAGCTTTTTCCTCCCTCCCACTTCATCCCACCTCATCCCACTCCTCTCCCTGAAAACATTGTATGGCTCcacctccaaaaaaacaaagcaatgccAATTTGACTGTGGTATTCCATACAATATAGCTCCGCCGCCCCCAACTAAGATCCCCATCTTTTCCCTATTTCTGTCATGTCCTACCGTCTCACTGTCCTatcctgtctgtctgtctttcctCTTTGTGTCCTACGTCTACCAGTCGACTTTGGGatgtgtttcttcttcttcggtGACCTCCGAAAAGGTGACCACACTTTGATGGTTGCTCACAAGCGGATTTTACTTTTACCCAAAATGTtgtcatcaaaatgcatttcATCTCCATCGAAGAATAATGGAATCAAATTGagtggaaaaataaacaaatgtagtAAACACTGgaaaacattgaaatgaaatgtaAGTTTTAGAGATAAAACACTCCAAACTGGCTACCATTACTAAATTGAGTACTATAACAAATCAGCAAGTCATGGGCAAATCAAAGgattttttggtccaaaaaatattcaacttaatttaaaactattcaTTGCCACTTTTGTGTGTTcctaatacaaaaatattcacaCTCATTTCAATCATCATTCTTATTTGCAGATTTCACCCGACCC from Stigmatopora nigra isolate UIUO_SnigA chromosome 9, RoL_Snig_1.1, whole genome shotgun sequence encodes:
- the epb41l3b gene encoding band 4.1-like protein 3b isoform X6, which gives rise to MTTESGSESEAKQQQQQQQEEATETPKETQKAAEPTSSLHEQPEELPAAVGHSTPARKEQETQEDQESQQSSSSRLSRSPLKGVKKVKIMQCKVTLPDGSDYTVNVEKRVKGQVLLDKVCDHLNLLEKDYFGITYRDVEKQKNWLDPTKDLKKQIRSGSWNFAFNVKFYPPDPSQLTEDITRYYLCLQLRDDVVSGRLPCSFATHTVLGSYTVQSELGDYDPDELGSDYISELRFAPNQTKELEEKVMELHKSYKGMTPAEAEIHFLENAKKLSMYGVDLHHAKDSEGVEIMLGVCASGLLIYRDRLRINRFAWPKILKISYKRNNFYIKIRPGEFEQFESTIGFKLPNHRAAKRLWKVCVEHHTFFRLVSPEAPPKKFLTLGSKFRYSGRTQAQTRRASSQIIRPAPLFERSASKRYNMSRSLDGAPITENHDTLMKDNDGAAHSRGGIITTVTTEKKCEEEKAELEDAHADATETVAATSPTLRQEAKQTDSEHTDFAFDGDITATESDMDEDSELRTQDTEPPTEMVKHQCNISELKRSFLESDTMVPGLSEWDQRLSSSPVRSSRGDEPPMIEPLDHLQDEEVEKSTNGEAKVEPIVTTQAAEYYLLNCAADITLADVALASGPPGISPSPATDDDVFTSEDKSPDSHFSKTQVSPGSVREEVSQAITDKRGMLIILKEAEAQAREELGHLLVTKMEALLDDTVKSPSPKKAMASWVSEVTRVEESEGSPTEEMTKTFEQSKSDVAPVIPAESATLAVSTLGCVSSSSVTSEKISPDPEQKTPVAVETDGIQKTSPGETDDDKICPKEMPLVHTETKTITYESGVGDVNGDADPGVLLSAQTITSETTSTTTTTHITKTVKGGVSETRIEKRIVITGDSDIDHDEALAQAIKEAKEQHPDMSVTKVVVHKETEITPDEGED
- the epb41l3b gene encoding band 4.1-like protein 3b isoform X5; this encodes MTTESGSESEAKQQQQQQQEEATETPKETQKAAEPTSSLHEQPEELPAAVGHSTPARKEQETQEDQESQQSSSSRLSRSPLKGVKKVKIMQCKVTLPDGSDYTVNVEKRVKGQVLLDKVCDHLNLLEKDYFGITYRDVEKQKNWLDPTKDLKKQIRSGSWNFAFNVKFYPPDPSQLTEDITRYYLCLQLRDDVVSGRLPCSFATHTVLGSYTVQSELGDYDPDELGSDYISELRFAPNQTKELEEKVMELHKSYKGMTPAEAEIHFLENAKKLSMYGVDLHHAKDSEGVEIMLGVCASGLLIYRDRLRINRFAWPKILKISYKRNNFYIKIRPGEFEQFESTIGFKLPNHRAAKRLWKVCVEHHTFFRLVSPEAPPKKFLTLGSKFRYSGRTQAQTRRASSQIIRPAPLFERSASKRYNMSRSLDGAPITENHDTLMKDNDGAAHSRGGIITTVTTEKKCEEEKAELEDAHADATETVAATSPTLRQEAKRPPRAFTASPLGSELSLPSSPVSSTKIRRRRKDDARKRASSVSPVKDGAGRLRQRARSERRAALLAERALLLSARKRRLEQNGVPGNGGGGTLFSFSLHLPDMSAILDEDGYLSFPDLSEMRFLPECAQNLVAIKSPSLIPCFLFIFFFLLSTSFSVPYALTLSFPLALCLCYLEPKAASLTTCIAQGYHDHDSSEEEQTDSEHTDFAFDGDITATESDMDEDSELRTQDTEPPTEMVKHQCNISELKRSFLESDTMVPGLSEWDQRLSSSPVRSSRGDEPPMIEPLDHLQDEEVEKSTNGEAKVEPIVTTQISPDPEQKTPVAVETDGIQKTSPGETDDDKICPKEMPLVHTETKTITYESGVGDVNGDADPGVLLSAQTITSETTSTTTTTHITKTVKGGVSETRIEKRIVITGDSDIDHDEALAQAIKEAKEQHPDMSVTKVVVHKETEITPDEGED
- the epb41l3b gene encoding band 4.1-like protein 3b isoform X7 yields the protein MTTESGSESEAKQQQQQQQEEATETPKETQKAAEPTSSLHEQPEELPAAVGHSTPARKEQETQEDQESQQSSSSRLSRSPLKGVKKVKIMQCKVTLPDGSDYTVNVEKRVKGQVLLDKVCDHLNLLEKDYFGITYRDVEKQKNWLDPTKDLKKQIRSGSWNFAFNVKFYPPDPSQLTEDITRYYLCLQLRDDVVSGRLPCSFATHTVLGSYTVQSELGDYDPDELGSDYISELRFAPNQTKELEEKVMELHKSYKGMTPAEAEIHFLENAKKLSMYGVDLHHAKDSEGVEIMLGVCASGLLIYRDRLRINRFAWPKILKISYKRNNFYIKIRPGEFEQFESTIGFKLPNHRAAKRLWKVCVEHHTFFRLVSPEAPPKKFLTLGSKFRYSGRTQAQTRRASSQIIRPAPLFERSASKRYNMSRSLDGAPITENHDTLMKDNDGAAHSRGGIITTVTTEKKCEEEKAELEDAHADATETVAATSPTLRQEAKTDSEHTDFAFDGDITATESDMDEDSELRTQDTEPPTEMVKHQCNISELKRSFLESDTMVPGLSEWDQRLSSSPVRSSRGDEPPMIEPLDHLQDEEVEKSTNGEAKVEPIVTTQAAEYYLLNCAADITLADVALASGPPGISPSPATDDDVFTSEDKSPDSHFSKTQVSPGSVREEVSQAITDKRGMLIILKEAEAQAREELGHLLVTKMEALLDDTVKSPSPKKAMASWVSEVTRVEESEGSPTEEMTKTFEQSKSDVAPVIPAESATLAVSTLGCVSSSSVTSEKISPDPEQKTPVAVETDGIQKTSPGETDDDKICPKEMPLVHTETKTITYESGVGDVNGDADPGVLLSAQTITSETTSTTTTTHITKTVKGGVSETRIEKRIVITGDSDIDHDEALAQAIKEAKEQHPDMSVTKVVVHKETEITPDEGED
- the epb41l3b gene encoding band 4.1-like protein 3b isoform X9 gives rise to the protein MTTESGSESEAKQQQQQQQEEATETPKETQKAAEPTSSLHEQPEELPAAVGHSTPARKEQETQEDQESQQSSSSRLSRSPLKGVKKVKIMQCKVTLPDGSDYTVNVEKRVKGQVLLDKVCDHLNLLEKDYFGITYRDVEKQKNWLDPTKDLKKQIRSGSWNFAFNVKFYPPDPSQLTEDITRYYLCLQLRDDVVSGRLPCSFATHTVLGSYTVQSELGDYDPDELGSDYISELRFAPNQTKELEEKVMELHKSYKGMTPAEAEIHFLENAKKLSMYGVDLHHAKDSEGVEIMLGVCASGLLIYRDRLRINRFAWPKILKISYKRNNFYIKIRPGEFEQFESTIGFKLPNHRAAKRLWKVCVEHHTFFRLVSPEAPPKKFLTLGSKFRYSGRTQAQTRRASSQIIRPAPLFERSASKRYNMSRSLDGAPITENHDTLMKDNDGAAHSRGGIITTVTTEKKCEEEKAELEDAHADATETVAATSPTLRQEAKDTEPPTEMVKHQCNISELKRSFLESDTMVPGLSEWDQRLSSSPVRSSRGDEPPMIEPLDHLQDEEVEKSTNGEAKVEPIVTTQAAEYYLLNCAADITLADVALASGPPGISPSPATDDDVFTSEDKSPDSHFSKTQVSPGSVREEVSQAITDKRGMLIILKEAEAQAREELGHLLVTKMEALLDDTVKSPSPKKAMASWVSEVTRVEESEGSPTEEMTKTFEQSKSDVAPVIPAESATLAVSTLGCVSSSSVTSEKISPDPEQKTPVAVETDGIQKTSPGETDDDKICPKEMPLVHTETKTITYESGVGDVNGDADPGVLLSAQTITSETTSTTTTTHITKTVKGGVSETRIEKRIVITGDSDIDHDEALAQAIKEAKEQHPDMSVTKVVVHKETEITPDEGED
- the epb41l3b gene encoding band 4.1-like protein 3b isoform X8, which gives rise to MTTESGSESEAKQQQQQQQEEATETPKETQKAAEPTSSLHEQPEELPAAVGHSTPARKEQETQEDQESQQSSSSRLSRSPLKGVKKVKIMQCKVTLPDGSDYTVNVEKRVKGQVLLDKVCDHLNLLEKDYFGITYRDVEKQKNWLDPTKDLKKQIRSGSWNFAFNVKFYPPDPSQLTEDITRYYLCLQLRDDVVSGRLPCSFATHTVLGSYTVQSELGDYDPDELGSDYISELRFAPNQTKELEEKVMELHKSYKGMTPAEAEIHFLENAKKLSMYGVDLHHAKDSEGVEIMLGVCASGLLIYRDRLRINRFAWPKILKISYKRNNFYIKIRPGEFEQFESTIGFKLPNHRAAKRLWKVCVEHHTFFRLVSPEAPPKKFLTLGSKFRYSGRTQAQTRRASSQIIRPAPLFERSASKRYNMSRSLDGAPITENHDTLMKDNDGAAHSRGGIITTVTTEKKCEEEKAELEDAHADATETVAATSPTLRQEAKSDMDEDSELRTQDTEPPTEMVKHQCNISELKRSFLESDTMVPGLSEWDQRLSSSPVRSSRGDEPPMIEPLDHLQDEEVEKSTNGEAKVEPIVTTQAAEYYLLNCAADITLADVALASGPPGISPSPATDDDVFTSEDKSPDSHFSKTQVSPGSVREEVSQAITDKRGMLIILKEAEAQAREELGHLLVTKMEALLDDTVKSPSPKKAMASWVSEVTRVEESEGSPTEEMTKTFEQSKSDVAPVIPAESATLAVSTLGCVSSSSVTSEKISPDPEQKTPVAVETDGIQKTSPGETDDDKICPKEMPLVHTETKTITYESGVGDVNGDADPGVLLSAQTITSETTSTTTTTHITKTVKGGVSETRIEKRIVITGDSDIDHDEALAQAIKEAKEQHPDMSVTKVVVHKETEITPDEGED
- the epb41l3b gene encoding band 4.1-like protein 3b isoform X4 yields the protein MTTESGSESEAKQQQQQQQEEATETPKETQKAAEPTSSLHEQPEELPAAVGHSTPARKEQETQEDQESQQSSSSRLSRSPLKGVKKVKIMQCKVTLPDGSDYTVNVEKRVKGQVLLDKVCDHLNLLEKDYFGITYRDVEKQKNWLDPTKDLKKQIRSGSWNFAFNVKFYPPDPSQLTEDITRYYLCLQLRDDVVSGRLPCSFATHTVLGSYTVQSELGDYDPDELGSDYISELRFAPNQTKELEEKVMELHKSYKGMTPAEAEIHFLENAKKLSMYGVDLHHAKDSEGVEIMLGVCASGLLIYRDRLRINRFAWPKILKISYKRNNFYIKIRPGEFEQFESTIGFKLPNHRAAKRLWKVCVEHHTFFRLVSPEAPPKKFLTLGSKFRYSGRTQAQTRRASSQIIRPAPLFERSASKRYNMSRSLDGAPITENHDTLMKDNDGAAHSRGGIITTVTTEKKCEEEKAELEDAHADATETVAATSPTLRQEAKRPPRAFTASPLGSELSLPSSPVSSTKIRRRRKDDARKRASSVSPVKDGAGRLRQRARSERRAALLAERALLLSARKRRLEQNGVPGNGGGGTLFSFSLHLPDMSAILDEDGYLSFPDLSEMRFLPECAQNLVAIKSPSLIPCFLFIFFFLLSTSFSVPYALTLSFPLALCLCYLEPKAASLTTCIAQGYHDHDSSEEETDSEHTDFAFDGDITATEEEVEKSTNGEAKVEPIVTTQAAEYYLLNCAADITLADVALASGPPGISPSPATDDDVFTSEDKSPDSHFSKTQVSPGSVREEVSQAITDKRGMLIILKEAEAQAREELGHLLVTKMEALLDDTVKSPSPKKAMASWVSEVTRVEESEGSPTEEMTKTFEQSKSDVAPVIPAESATLAVSTLGCVSSSSVTSEKISPDPEQKTPVAVETDGIQKTSPGETDDDKICPKEMPLVHTETKTITYESGVGDVNGDADPGVLLSAQTITSETTSTTTTTHITKTVKGGVSETRIEKRIVITGDSDIDHDEALAQAIKEAKEQHPDMSVTKVVVHKETEITPDEGED